One Faecalicatena sp. Marseille-Q4148 DNA window includes the following coding sequences:
- a CDS encoding two-component sensor histidine kinase — translation MSSKIQRSMVLVLSITLLLSFAFTTLVLYQQTLEDMKREVRQEVKYIEKALEISEKDYLSDLDEFIGGNRLMLIEKDGTVVYDSSTEKVENVPNHGSREEVLEALEHGEGEALRRSDTFKKQTYYYAKYLSSGKVLRISKTTDTVFSTMADLLPSLGIMAVVMIAMALIMAKWQTNRLIKPINEIDLEHPTSHIAYEELLPLLQSIENQNQEKAKVEQMRKEFSANVSHELKTPLTSISGYAELMMNGLVRPEDIQTFAGIIYKEGNRMLTLVDDIIRLSRLDEESIELEKEKVDFFDMAMQICQRLSLKAKKQDVHMEVTGEHVTYVGIRQILEEMIYNIADNAIKYNQPGGYVKIWTGAVMGVPKVIIEDNGIGIPEESLERIFERFYRVDKSHSKETGGTGLGLSIVKHGAILHNARVNVESTLGKGTKMELVFEPKRRQKESRE, via the coding sequence ATGAGCAGTAAAATACAAAGAAGCATGGTGCTTGTGCTTAGCATAACCCTGCTTCTTTCTTTCGCGTTTACAACGCTGGTATTGTATCAGCAGACGTTGGAAGATATGAAGCGGGAAGTGCGGCAGGAAGTGAAATATATTGAGAAGGCGTTGGAGATTTCTGAGAAGGATTACCTTTCTGATTTAGACGAATTTATTGGTGGAAATCGTCTGATGCTGATAGAGAAAGACGGAACGGTAGTTTATGATTCCAGCACAGAAAAAGTAGAAAACGTGCCAAATCACGGAAGCCGCGAGGAAGTTCTGGAAGCATTGGAACACGGTGAAGGCGAGGCGCTTAGAAGGTCAGACACATTTAAAAAACAAACATATTATTATGCCAAATACCTCAGCAGCGGAAAAGTTCTGAGAATTTCTAAAACGACAGATACTGTATTTAGTACGATGGCAGATCTGCTTCCGAGTCTCGGGATTATGGCTGTTGTCATGATCGCGATGGCATTGATTATGGCAAAATGGCAGACAAATCGTCTGATTAAGCCGATTAATGAGATTGATTTGGAACATCCGACAAGTCATATTGCTTATGAGGAGCTACTGCCGCTTCTTCAAAGTATTGAAAACCAAAATCAGGAAAAGGCGAAAGTAGAGCAGATGAGGAAAGAGTTTTCGGCAAATGTATCTCATGAGCTAAAGACACCGCTTACATCGATTTCCGGCTATGCGGAATTGATGATGAATGGTCTTGTGCGTCCGGAAGATATACAGACGTTTGCAGGAATTATTTATAAGGAAGGCAATCGGATGCTGACGCTTGTGGATGATATTATCCGTCTTTCGCGTCTGGATGAAGAGAGTATTGAACTGGAAAAAGAAAAAGTGGATTTCTTTGATATGGCAATGCAGATCTGTCAGAGGTTATCGCTAAAGGCTAAGAAACAGGATGTACATATGGAAGTGACAGGAGAACATGTAACGTATGTGGGAATCCGTCAGATTCTTGAAGAGATGATCTATAATATAGCGGATAATGCTATTAAATACAATCAGCCGGGAGGGTATGTGAAAATCTGGACCGGAGCAGTTATGGGAGTGCCGAAAGTGATTATTGAAGACAATGGAATTGGAATTCCGGAAGAATCACTGGAGCGTATTTTTGAGCGGTTTTACCGAGTGGATAAAAGTCATTCAAAAGAGACCGGAGGTACCGGACTTGGGCTTTCCATTGTGAAGCATGGAGCAATTCTCCATAATGCAAGAGTGAATGTAGAAAGTACGCTCGGAAAAGGAACGAAGATGGAATTGGTGTTTGAACCAAAACGGAGACAGAAGGAAAGCCGGGAATAA
- a CDS encoding response regulator transcription factor, with protein sequence MIYCVEDDKNIRDLVIYTLESTGMKAEGFGDGKAFKEALKEKKPTLILMDIMLPGEDGLSLLKELKTSAATKEIPVIMVTAKGSEYDKVVGLDGGADDYITKPFGMMELVSRIKAVLRRTMPEEKEILQSGILRLNVKKHEVTVENKEVILTLKEFELLEKLLKNSGIVLKRDRLLEEIWGYDYAGETRTVDVHIRTLRQKLGKAGDLIETVRGVGYRIGAENEQ encoded by the coding sequence ATGATCTATTGTGTTGAGGATGATAAAAATATCAGAGATCTGGTAATCTATACGCTGGAATCCACAGGAATGAAAGCGGAAGGCTTTGGAGACGGAAAAGCGTTTAAAGAAGCGCTGAAGGAAAAAAAGCCAACGCTGATTTTGATGGATATTATGCTTCCGGGAGAGGATGGGCTTTCTCTCCTGAAAGAATTAAAGACATCGGCAGCAACGAAAGAAATCCCGGTAATTATGGTAACGGCGAAAGGTTCTGAATATGACAAAGTTGTAGGGCTTGATGGCGGGGCAGATGATTATATTACAAAGCCTTTCGGGATGATGGAGCTTGTTTCAAGAATTAAGGCAGTCTTGCGCAGAACGATGCCGGAAGAAAAAGAAATTCTCCAGTCGGGGATCCTAAGGCTGAATGTGAAGAAGCATGAAGTGACGGTAGAGAATAAAGAAGTTATCCTAACACTGAAAGAGTTCGAACTTCTGGAGAAACTCCTCAAGAACAGCGGTATCGTACTGAAAAGAGATCGCCTTCTTGAAGAAATCTGGGGGTATGATTATGCGGGAGAAACCCGTACGGTGGATGTGCATATTCGTACCCTGCGTCAGAAACTTGGAAAAGCCGGCGACCTGATCGAGACAGTAAGAGGCGTCGGGTATCGGATAGGAGCAGAGAATGAGCAGTAA
- the phoU gene encoding phosphate signaling complex protein PhoU, producing the protein MRSRFDKELDTLNLRLIQMGKSCEEAIEKVTQALHKRSEEMAREIIREDESIDRMEKEIEQMCLRLLLMQQPVAKDLRQISAALKMITDMERIGDQTADIADIILHNDFKGEYHLSQVDKMSEAVAKMVQESIRAYVNRDLALARQVMEEDDKVDELFLQAKNSLVKVIREEQGSHGDEIVNLVMVMKYLERIGDHATNIAEWVEFSITGVHKDGNHAEYEV; encoded by the coding sequence ATGCGGAGCAGATTTGATAAAGAACTGGACACTCTTAATTTACGTCTGATTCAGATGGGAAAGAGCTGTGAAGAAGCGATTGAGAAAGTAACACAGGCGCTGCACAAGCGTTCAGAAGAGATGGCGCGGGAGATTATCCGGGAAGATGAGAGTATTGACCGGATGGAGAAAGAGATAGAGCAGATGTGTCTTCGGCTTCTTCTAATGCAGCAGCCGGTAGCAAAGGATTTGCGGCAGATTTCTGCAGCGCTGAAGATGATTACGGATATGGAGCGCATCGGCGATCAGACGGCAGATATTGCAGATATTATTCTTCACAATGACTTTAAAGGCGAGTATCACCTTTCGCAAGTGGATAAGATGTCAGAGGCAGTCGCGAAAATGGTACAGGAGAGCATCCGGGCATACGTTAATCGGGATCTCGCCCTTGCAAGACAGGTAATGGAGGAAGACGATAAAGTAGATGAGCTTTTCCTGCAGGCCAAAAATTCCCTTGTGAAAGTGATCAGAGAAGAGCAGGGCAGTCATGGAGATGAGATTGTGAATCTTGTTATGGTAATGAAATATCTGGAACGTATTGGCGATCACGCGACAAATATAGCGGAGTGGGTGGAATTTTCTATTACGGGCGTACACAAGGATGGCAACCACGCCGAATATGAAGTGTAG
- the pstB gene encoding phosphate ABC transporter ATP-binding protein has translation MDKITIKNVDLFYQDFQALKNINLSIEEKKITAFIGPSGCGKSTLLKSLNRMNDLVDGCKVTGEICLDGEDIYNNIDVNLLRKRVGMVFQKPNPFPMSIYDNIAYGPRTHGIRSKQKLDDIVEKSLRGAAIWEETKDCLKKSALQMSGGQQQRLCIARALAVQPEVLLMDEPTSALDPVSTSKIEDLAMELKKDYTIVIVTHNMQQAVRISDNTAFFLLGEMVEYNETEKLFSIPSDKRTEDYITGRFG, from the coding sequence ATGGATAAAATTACAATTAAAAATGTGGATCTGTTTTATCAGGATTTTCAGGCATTGAAAAATATTAATCTGTCAATTGAAGAAAAGAAAATTACAGCGTTTATCGGGCCGAGCGGCTGTGGAAAATCAACTTTGCTGAAGTCGCTAAACCGTATGAATGACTTAGTTGACGGTTGTAAAGTGACCGGAGAAATCTGCTTGGACGGAGAAGATATTTACAATAATATTGATGTGAACTTATTAAGAAAGCGTGTTGGAATGGTATTCCAGAAACCAAATCCATTTCCGATGAGTATTTATGATAATATTGCATATGGACCTCGCACACATGGTATCCGCTCGAAACAAAAATTAGATGATATTGTGGAAAAATCACTGCGTGGTGCAGCAATTTGGGAAGAAACAAAGGATTGTCTGAAGAAAAGCGCGCTGCAGATGTCAGGAGGACAGCAGCAGAGGTTATGCATTGCAAGAGCCCTTGCGGTACAACCGGAAGTACTTTTGATGGACGAACCGACATCGGCGCTTGATCCGGTATCTACCTCTAAGATCGAAGACCTTGCAATGGAGCTGAAAAAAGATTATACTATCGTTATCGTAACACATAATATGCAGCAGGCAGTCAGAATTTCTGATAATACAGCATTTTTCCTGCTTGGAGAGATGGTAGAATATAATGAAACAGAGAAATTATTTTCCATTCCGTCAGACAAACGAACGGAAGATTATATTACAGGGAGGTTTGGCTAG
- the pstA gene encoding phosphate ABC transporter permease PstA — MMTTQHESLKKKTHLPSLIMKIFVYLSAAITFTVLILLIAYIMIKGIPHLKPEFFSLHYTSDNVSFVPALITTVIMTALALIVAVPLGLFAAIYLVEYTGKRKKLVGMIRLTTETLSGIPSIVYGLFGMLFFVNTLEMGFSILAGAATLSIMILPLIMRTAEEALKSVPDSFREGSFGLGAGKLRTIFHVVLPAAVPGIMAGIILAIGRIVGETAALMYTAGTVAKIPKSLFDSARTLSVHMYSLSNEGLYMNQAYATAVILLVLVIVMNAASGALAKKFMKGRDNG, encoded by the coding sequence ATGATGACAACACAGCATGAAAGTTTAAAAAAGAAAACGCATCTTCCGTCTTTGATTATGAAGATATTTGTGTATTTATCCGCGGCAATTACATTTACGGTACTCATTCTTTTAATCGCATATATTATGATCAAAGGAATTCCGCATCTGAAACCGGAATTTTTCTCGCTGCACTATACATCGGATAATGTCTCCTTTGTTCCGGCGCTGATTACAACAGTGATTATGACGGCGCTGGCATTGATTGTGGCAGTTCCTCTCGGATTATTTGCGGCAATCTATCTTGTAGAATATACGGGAAAACGAAAAAAATTAGTAGGGATGATTCGTCTGACAACAGAAACATTGTCAGGAATTCCATCAATTGTATACGGTTTGTTTGGTATGCTGTTTTTTGTAAATACACTGGAAATGGGATTCTCGATCCTTGCAGGTGCGGCAACGCTTTCTATTATGATTCTGCCGCTGATTATGCGTACTGCAGAGGAAGCGTTGAAATCAGTTCCGGATTCTTTTCGAGAAGGCAGTTTCGGACTCGGTGCAGGAAAACTTCGTACGATTTTTCATGTAGTTCTTCCGGCAGCAGTGCCTGGAATTATGGCAGGTATCATTCTTGCTATCGGACGTATTGTTGGAGAGACGGCGGCGCTAATGTACACGGCAGGAACGGTTGCGAAGATTCCGAAATCACTTTTTGATTCCGCCAGAACACTTTCCGTCCATATGTACAGCCTGTCAAATGAGGGGTTATACATGAATCAGGCCTATGCGACAGCGGTCATTCTGCTTGTATTGGTAATTGTGATGAACGCGGCATCGGGGGCACTTGCAAAGAAATTTATGAAAGGTAGAGACAATGGATAA
- the pstC gene encoding phosphate ABC transporter permease subunit PstC has product MKQWKERAMHIVFLAAACMSIMAVILICVFLFGNGIPAIQKIGWLEFLFGEIWRPSNNLYGILPMILGSIYVTAGAIVIGVPIGILTAIFMAFYCPKKIYPGLKAATELLAGIPSVVYGFFGLVVLVPVIREFLPPGYDGNSMLTASILLGIMILPTIIGVTESALRAVPISYYEGTLALGATHERSIFKVVLPAAKSGVTAGVILGIGRAIGETMAVILVAGNQPRMPKGLIEGVRTLTSNIVIEMGYATDLHREALIATAVVLFVFILLINLCASALQQKKS; this is encoded by the coding sequence ATGAAACAGTGGAAAGAGCGGGCAATGCACATTGTATTTCTTGCAGCAGCGTGCATGTCGATTATGGCAGTCATTTTAATCTGTGTATTTCTCTTCGGAAATGGAATTCCAGCTATTCAGAAGATCGGGTGGCTGGAATTCCTTTTCGGGGAAATATGGCGGCCGTCCAACAATCTTTACGGAATTCTTCCGATGATTCTTGGAAGTATTTATGTAACGGCAGGAGCGATTGTGATCGGTGTGCCGATTGGAATTCTGACAGCGATTTTTATGGCGTTTTACTGTCCGAAGAAAATTTATCCGGGACTCAAGGCAGCGACAGAACTGCTGGCAGGAATTCCGTCAGTTGTATATGGATTTTTCGGTCTTGTAGTACTGGTGCCGGTTATTCGGGAATTTCTTCCGCCGGGGTATGACGGAAACTCAATGCTGACAGCTTCTATTTTGCTTGGTATCATGATTCTTCCGACGATTATCGGTGTGACAGAATCTGCGCTTAGAGCAGTGCCGATATCTTACTATGAAGGAACATTGGCACTTGGGGCTACTCATGAGAGAAGTATTTTTAAAGTTGTGCTTCCGGCAGCAAAATCCGGTGTGACAGCAGGTGTTATTCTTGGAATCGGAAGAGCTATTGGGGAAACAATGGCGGTAATTCTTGTCGCAGGTAACCAGCCGCGTATGCCCAAAGGGCTGATTGAAGGTGTCCGCACGTTAACATCTAACATTGTAATTGAAATGGGATATGCGACAGATCTTCATCGTGAAGCTTTGATTGCGACGGCAGTTGTACTGTTTGTTTTTATCTTATTGATCAATTTATGTGCGTCTGCCTTACAGCAGAAGAAATCTTAG
- a CDS encoding extracellular solute-binding protein, producing the protein MKKLTVLLLAGVLAGSVLTGCGSKDSDAADGGNKEGASGWDEAGKISVVSREDGSGTRGAFVELFGVEEEKDGEKVDMTTADANITNSTSVMMTQVAGNEYAIGYTSLGALNDTVKAVKIGGVDASAENVKNGSYEISRPFNIAVKEGVSDAAKDFMGFIISEEGQAIIEEEGYIPVEVEGAYASTGASGKVTVGGSSSVAPVMEKLAEAYKKVNTNVNVEVQQSDSTTGMTSAMDGSYDIGMASRELKDSELEGGLTPTVIALDGIAVIVNNDNTTEDLTKDQVKAIFTGEVSTWKEALEK; encoded by the coding sequence ATGAAAAAGTTAACAGTATTATTATTAGCAGGAGTTTTAGCAGGAAGTGTACTTACAGGATGTGGAAGTAAAGACAGCGATGCAGCTGATGGGGGAAACAAGGAAGGAGCTTCCGGCTGGGATGAAGCAGGAAAAATTTCCGTTGTATCAAGAGAAGATGGTTCCGGAACAAGAGGAGCATTCGTAGAACTTTTCGGAGTTGAAGAAGAAAAAGACGGCGAGAAAGTGGATATGACAACAGCAGATGCCAATATTACAAACAGCACATCAGTTATGATGACACAGGTTGCCGGAAATGAATACGCGATTGGATATACATCTCTTGGTGCATTAAATGATACGGTCAAAGCAGTAAAAATTGGCGGTGTAGATGCATCGGCAGAGAATGTAAAGAATGGCAGTTATGAAATTTCAAGACCATTTAATATTGCAGTAAAAGAAGGCGTAAGTGATGCAGCCAAAGATTTCATGGGATTTATTATAAGTGAAGAAGGACAGGCAATCATTGAAGAAGAAGGTTATATTCCGGTAGAAGTAGAAGGAGCTTATGCATCTACAGGAGCATCAGGAAAAGTAACAGTAGGCGGTTCTTCTTCTGTAGCGCCGGTTATGGAAAAACTTGCAGAAGCATATAAAAAAGTGAATACAAATGTAAATGTGGAAGTGCAGCAGAGCGACTCTACAACAGGAATGACATCAGCAATGGATGGATCTTACGATATTGGAATGGCATCAAGAGAGTTGAAGGATTCTGAACTAGAAGGCGGACTGACACCAACGGTCATTGCACTTGACGGAATCGCAGTCATTGTTAATAACGATAATACCACAGAAGATTTAACAAAAGATCAGGTAAAAGCAATTTTTACAGGTGAAGTTTCTACATGGAAAGAAGCTCTTGAAAAATAA
- a CDS encoding serine dehydratase subunit alpha family protein, protein MHELTQLIKEDMRPALGVTEPGAIAYAVSKAKSFVPGAIENVTLLLNSGMYKNAYTCGIPNSHFYGNEYAAALGAIAGNPEKELESLADVTKEDNDAAGQLVAEGKITVKMSEITSRIFVEAQVKTTGGEAMVRIRDAHTNIVRIEVNGQVVLEKEEITESNTQEEPPLIHNYTLSQIVAYVKTVPAEEIEFIKAAYEMNYVLFEEGIRNPRTTYARYLLEKNDGKIISQNELNTASLLCNAAIEARVIGLDKPAMSITGSGAHGIIATMPLYGVCKIRGLSDEMLYRATALSYLVCMYIKEYSGKLSAFCGCGIAAGTGMACALVYLNGGDEHAMARTINNMSSSITGMICHGGNKGCTMKGIVAVNAAFQSADFAMHEIYIDEIHGINGASPEETMRHMGEIASPGMIGTEKTIVDILQEKSQS, encoded by the coding sequence ATGCATGAACTGACACAATTAATTAAGGAAGATATGCGCCCGGCACTTGGTGTGACAGAGCCGGGAGCAATAGCATATGCAGTTTCAAAAGCAAAGTCATTTGTTCCGGGGGCGATTGAAAATGTGACGCTTCTATTAAATAGCGGTATGTATAAAAATGCTTATACTTGTGGAATCCCCAATAGTCATTTTTACGGAAATGAATATGCGGCAGCTTTGGGTGCAATTGCAGGAAACCCTGAAAAAGAACTGGAGAGTCTTGCAGATGTGACAAAAGAAGATAATGATGCCGCTGGGCAGCTTGTAGCAGAAGGCAAAATTACAGTAAAAATGAGTGAGATCACAAGCCGCATTTTTGTTGAGGCACAGGTAAAAACAACGGGCGGAGAAGCGATGGTAAGAATTCGTGACGCACATACCAATATTGTTCGGATTGAAGTAAATGGTCAGGTTGTTCTGGAAAAGGAGGAAATCACTGAATCCAATACGCAGGAAGAACCGCCTCTGATTCACAACTATACGTTGAGTCAGATCGTTGCATATGTGAAAACAGTTCCGGCAGAGGAGATTGAATTTATCAAAGCAGCGTATGAGATGAATTACGTACTGTTCGAAGAAGGAATCCGAAACCCAAGAACAACATATGCACGTTATCTGCTTGAGAAAAACGATGGGAAGATCATCTCACAGAACGAATTGAATACAGCTTCACTGCTCTGCAATGCGGCAATTGAAGCGCGTGTTATTGGTCTGGATAAGCCGGCTATGAGTATTACGGGTTCGGGAGCTCATGGAATCATTGCGACAATGCCGTTATATGGTGTATGTAAGATACGAGGACTGAGTGATGAGATGTTATATCGTGCGACAGCTTTGAGTTATCTTGTTTGTATGTATATTAAAGAATACTCCGGCAAACTTTCTGCATTTTGTGGCTGCGGTATTGCGGCAGGAACCGGAATGGCATGTGCATTAGTGTATTTGAATGGCGGAGATGAACATGCGATGGCAAGAACAATTAATAATATGTCCAGCAGCATTACCGGTATGATCTGCCATGGTGGAAATAAAGGATGCACCATGAAAGGAATTGTAGCTGTGAATGCGGCATTTCAGTCAGCGGATTTTGCAATGCATGAGATTTATATTGATGAAATTCATGGAATTAATGGAGCTTCACCGGAAGAGACGATGCGGCATATGGGTGAAATTGCATCTCCGGGAATGATTGGAACGGAAAAAACGATAGTAGATATTTTACAGGAAAAAAGTCAGTCATAA
- a CDS encoding pyridoxal phosphate-dependent aminotransferase, protein MKYNFDEPVDRSKNRSAKYDERVKNFGTDQVIPLWIADMDFQTAQPIIDACKKKAEEGIWGYTSRPDSYFKAYADWQKRRNGWTLDTDLCSWCLGVVPALAVIIKLFTDKEDKVLIQPPVFPEFFEITENTGRTLVQNNFLEHDGVWEVDFEEFERLVKDPKVKLFILCNPHNPLGRVWTQEELAKMLRLCFENDVLVVSDEIHSDIIFHGKKHIPAAIAVPEADQKIITCISVTKTFNLAGLQASTTVFPNMEMKKAFDAYWSGMDVHRNNAFSSVAMETALNEGEEWLEQLLEYISGNLDFIRDYFEEHIPSIKANIPDATYLVWLDCRALNMSNAELKKFMVEKAGLGLSPGSDFTRELSGFMRLNAACPRVVLQKALKQLEEAVNNLSC, encoded by the coding sequence ATGAAATATAATTTTGATGAGCCTGTAGACAGAAGTAAAAACCGTTCTGCAAAGTATGACGAAAGAGTGAAAAATTTCGGAACAGATCAGGTAATTCCACTTTGGATTGCCGATATGGATTTCCAAACAGCACAGCCGATTATTGATGCCTGCAAAAAGAAAGCAGAAGAAGGTATATGGGGATATACATCTCGTCCGGACAGTTATTTTAAGGCTTATGCTGATTGGCAGAAGAGGCGAAATGGATGGACATTAGATACAGACTTATGCAGCTGGTGTTTGGGGGTAGTTCCAGCCCTTGCAGTTATTATTAAACTATTTACGGATAAGGAAGATAAAGTTTTGATTCAGCCACCTGTTTTTCCGGAATTTTTTGAAATTACAGAAAACACAGGAAGAACGCTCGTACAGAATAATTTCTTAGAGCATGATGGTGTATGGGAAGTGGATTTTGAAGAATTTGAAAGACTGGTAAAAGATCCTAAAGTGAAACTTTTTATCTTATGTAATCCGCATAATCCGTTGGGACGTGTTTGGACGCAGGAAGAACTGGCTAAAATGCTTAGACTCTGCTTTGAAAATGATGTATTGGTAGTTTCAGATGAAATTCATTCAGATATCATATTTCATGGGAAAAAGCACATACCGGCAGCTATTGCAGTACCGGAAGCTGATCAAAAAATCATCACATGTATTTCAGTAACAAAAACATTTAATCTTGCAGGGCTTCAGGCGTCTACGACAGTGTTCCCTAATATGGAGATGAAAAAAGCATTTGACGCTTACTGGAGTGGAATGGATGTACATAGAAATAATGCCTTTAGTTCAGTGGCAATGGAAACAGCGCTGAATGAGGGTGAAGAATGGCTGGAACAGCTTTTGGAATATATTTCTGGTAATCTGGACTTTATTCGTGACTATTTTGAGGAGCACATTCCGAGCATTAAGGCTAATATTCCAGATGCAACTTATCTTGTTTGGTTAGATTGCAGAGCATTAAATATGAGTAATGCAGAATTGAAAAAGTTTATGGTTGAAAAAGCAGGCTTAGGTTTAAGCCCTGGCTCAGACTTTACAAGAGAATTAAGTGGATTTATGAGATTAAATGCAGCATGTCCACGAGTTGTATTACAAAAAGCACTAAAACAATTAGAGGAAGCGGTAAACAATTTATCTTGCTAA
- a CDS encoding ATP-binding cassette domain-containing protein translates to MANNTLLEVKDLKMYFENKKGLLGKKVEYVKAVDGVSFKVQKGETIGLVGESGCGKSTTGYSIMRLYKPTSGQIIFDGKDIAQLSASEVWPYRKRMQMIFQDPYASLNPRMTVSDIIGEPLDIYHLFEGKERQERIYELLNTVGLGKDHASRYPHEFSGGQRQRVGIARALAVNPDFVVCDEPISALDVSIQAQVVNMLEDLQESLGLTYLFIAHDLSMVRHISKKVGVMYLGSLVEFAETEELYEHTLHPYTKALMSAVPELDPAISKKKKPEMLQGDVPSPIDTPIGCKFASRCPYATQRCKEERPIFKNVGNEHYVACHLVE, encoded by the coding sequence ATGGCAAATAATACGCTTCTGGAAGTAAAAGACCTAAAAATGTATTTTGAAAATAAAAAAGGGCTTTTAGGTAAGAAAGTAGAATATGTAAAAGCGGTAGACGGCGTTTCCTTCAAAGTACAAAAAGGGGAAACAATCGGACTTGTAGGGGAATCCGGATGTGGTAAATCAACCACAGGATATTCAATTATGCGTCTCTATAAGCCAACATCCGGACAAATTATATTTGACGGAAAGGATATTGCGCAATTGAGCGCCTCTGAGGTATGGCCGTATAGAAAAAGAATGCAGATGATTTTCCAAGATCCATATGCATCATTAAATCCTAGAATGACAGTATCTGATATTATTGGTGAACCACTGGATATTTATCATCTGTTTGAAGGAAAAGAAAGACAGGAGCGTATTTACGAACTGCTAAATACAGTCGGTCTTGGAAAAGATCATGCAAGTCGTTATCCACATGAGTTTTCAGGAGGGCAAAGACAGAGAGTCGGAATTGCAAGAGCATTGGCGGTAAATCCGGATTTTGTTGTTTGTGATGAACCTATTTCAGCGTTGGATGTTAGTATTCAGGCGCAAGTAGTAAATATGCTGGAAGATCTCCAAGAAAGTTTAGGACTTACATATTTATTTATTGCACATGACCTTTCTATGGTAAGACATATATCTAAGAAAGTAGGGGTTATGTACTTAGGATCTCTTGTGGAATTTGCAGAGACAGAAGAACTATATGAGCATACGCTTCATCCGTATACAAAAGCCCTTATGTCAGCAGTTCCTGAACTTGATCCGGCTATCAGTAAAAAGAAGAAACCAGAAATGCTTCAAGGAGATGTTCCAAGTCCGATAGATACGCCGATTGGCTGTAAATTTGCATCAAGATGCCCTTATGCTACACAGCGTTGTAAAGAAGAAAGACCAATATTTAAAAATGTAGGAAATGAACATTATGTAGCATGTCATTTAGTTGAATAA
- a CDS encoding ABC transporter ATP-binding protein: MSEKLLDVKNLHTSFFTHLGEVKAIRDVSFDLNKGEIIGIVGESGSGKSVTSLSIMGLLAYPGKVTGGEILFNGEDLLKKKKSEMRKIQGDHIAMIFQDPMTSLNPLFKIGDQITEAILTHHKISKEDAKKRALEMLRLVGIPSPEKRFHSYPHEFSGGMRQRAMIAMALSCEPELLIADEPTTALDVTIQAQVLALMKELNERLGTATILITHNLGCASSICDRIIVMYGGKIMEEGTTEEIFYEPHHPYTMGLLNSVPKVTGEESKQRLVPILGTPPDMLHPPTGCPFYPRCKYAMKVCASMPVPEEYISDTHRVSCFMCHPDAPKNEDYESQKGGIRNGK; this comes from the coding sequence ATGAGTGAAAAATTATTAGATGTTAAAAATTTACATACCTCTTTCTTTACGCATTTGGGAGAGGTAAAGGCAATTCGCGATGTTAGTTTTGATTTGAATAAGGGTGAAATCATTGGTATTGTCGGTGAATCCGGAAGTGGAAAAAGTGTAACATCACTTTCTATCATGGGACTTTTAGCATATCCGGGCAAAGTTACCGGAGGTGAAATTCTTTTTAATGGAGAAGATCTTTTGAAAAAGAAAAAAAGTGAGATGCGTAAGATTCAGGGGGATCATATCGCAATGATCTTTCAAGATCCAATGACATCTTTAAATCCTTTATTTAAAATTGGTGATCAGATTACAGAAGCTATTTTAACACATCATAAAATCAGCAAAGAAGATGCCAAGAAGCGTGCTCTTGAAATGCTGCGTTTAGTTGGGATTCCTTCACCGGAAAAGAGATTTCATTCCTATCCTCATGAATTTTCAGGTGGTATGAGACAGAGAGCTATGATTGCTATGGCACTTTCGTGTGAGCCGGAATTATTGATTGCAGATGAACCGACAACGGCCTTAGATGTTACTATTCAGGCACAGGTGTTAGCTTTGATGAAGGAATTGAATGAAAGACTCGGCACAGCTACTATTTTAATTACACATAACTTGGGATGTGCTTCTAGTATTTGTGATAGAATCATTGTTATGTACGGTGGGAAAATCATGGAAGAAGGAACAACAGAAGAAATTTTTTACGAACCGCATCACCCATATACAATGGGGCTCTTGAACTCTGTTCCAAAGGTAACCGGTGAGGAATCTAAGCAAAGACTCGTTCCGATTCTTGGAACACCGCCGGATATGCTTCATCCGCCAACAGGATGTCCATTTTATCCTCGGTGCAAATATGCTATGAAAGTTTGTGCATCTATGCCGGTTCCAGAAGAATATATTAGCGATACACATCGTGTAAGCTGTTTCATGTGTCATCCGGATGCACCAAAGAATGAAGATTATGAAAGTCAGAAGGGAGGAATCCGTAATGGCAAATAA